In one Novosphingopyxis iocasae genomic region, the following are encoded:
- a CDS encoding MerR family DNA-binding protein, giving the protein MSQLHTIGEAAADSGVSAKMIRHYEKIGLIGAAERTEAGYRLYGPAEIHTLRFIRRARNLGFSVDDIGELLGLWHDEKRASKDVREVAAGHLGALRAKAAEILSMIDALEHLIAGCTNDDRPDCPILKDLSNDANPALAKEVGHKFGYQRVC; this is encoded by the coding sequence ATGAGCCAACTGCACACAATTGGTGAGGCCGCCGCAGACAGTGGCGTGTCGGCCAAGATGATCAGGCATTATGAGAAAATCGGTCTGATCGGAGCGGCCGAACGCACCGAAGCTGGCTATCGGCTTTACGGCCCTGCCGAAATACATACGCTGCGGTTCATCCGCCGCGCCCGCAACCTTGGCTTTTCGGTAGATGATATCGGCGAATTGCTCGGTCTGTGGCACGACGAGAAAAGAGCCAGCAAGGATGTCCGGGAGGTTGCCGCCGGACACTTGGGTGCTCTGCGCGCCAAGGCGGCAGAAATTCTTTCCATGATCGACGCTCTTGAGCATCTTATCGCGGGTTGCACGAACGATGACCGGCCAGATTGTCCTATTCTCAAAGATCTTTCCAACGATGCCAATCCTGCCTTAGCAAAAGAAGTCGGTCACAAGTTCGGATACCAGCGGGTCTGCTAA
- a CDS encoding peroxiredoxin, with protein MTLSIGSTAPDFTAQTTQGNIHFHDWMGDSWAILFSHPKAFTPVCTTELGYMAGLGEEFAKRNTKIIGLSVDSSQDNRDWLPDIEEVSGNKVDYPVVGDSDLQVAKLYNMLPADEAGNAERRTAADNATVRAVYIIGPDKKIRAVLLYPMSSGRNFDEVLRLLDSVQLTERKGVATPVNWQKGDDVIIPPSLSDEDAKAKYPDGWDEKKPYLRVIQEPID; from the coding sequence ATGACCCTTTCAATTGGCTCGACAGCCCCCGATTTCACAGCCCAGACCACACAAGGAAACATTCACTTCCATGATTGGATGGGTGACAGCTGGGCAATCCTCTTTTCCCATCCCAAGGCATTTACACCGGTTTGCACGACCGAGCTTGGTTATATGGCCGGGCTTGGCGAGGAATTTGCCAAACGCAACACCAAGATTATTGGCCTTTCGGTCGACAGCAGCCAGGATAATCGCGATTGGCTTCCCGATATCGAGGAGGTGAGTGGAAATAAGGTCGACTATCCCGTGGTCGGCGACAGCGACCTACAGGTCGCCAAGCTTTATAATATGCTGCCGGCCGACGAAGCGGGTAATGCGGAGAGGCGAACCGCAGCCGATAACGCCACCGTCCGCGCTGTCTATATCATCGGGCCAGACAAGAAAATTCGCGCCGTGCTGCTTTATCCGATGAGCAGCGGGCGGAATTTCGATGAAGTGCTCCGGCTGCTTGATTCGGTGCAACTCACCGAACGCAAGGGTGTAGCGACGCCGGTCAATTGGCAGAAGGGTGATGATGTGATTATTCCGCCTTCCTTGTCGGACGAAGATGCGAAAGCCAAATATCCCGATGGCTGGGACGAAAAGAAACCGTATTTGCGTGTGATCCAAGAACCGATCGACTAA
- a CDS encoding NAD(P)-dependent oxidoreductase, which translates to MSDAAPLAVFGAGGKTGTEILRHAVHKGIEVRAFEHTLPEPSDRVDNVEYLQCDVLNDDFSSELEGCRAVISALGIGFSPSTAIDPPPLYTEGTRRLVEAMSATGISRIVVISAAFVEPQPSVPAWFELTARPALHNILEQMRAMEDLLERAKGLKWTAARPGWLLDEPYTGEAVITDERLAQDCFRCRHADLAAAMLEFVCENTWVNAKPAIARPEEDRFENVSALKAELGID; encoded by the coding sequence GTGAGCGATGCAGCCCCCCTTGCGGTCTTCGGTGCCGGAGGAAAGACCGGCACGGAAATACTGCGCCATGCGGTTCACAAGGGCATCGAAGTTCGAGCGTTCGAGCACACCTTGCCCGAACCATCGGACCGGGTCGACAACGTCGAGTACCTCCAGTGCGATGTACTCAATGACGACTTCAGCAGCGAGCTCGAAGGTTGCCGTGCTGTTATTTCCGCACTCGGTATAGGATTTAGCCCATCCACGGCGATCGATCCGCCTCCGCTTTACACGGAGGGAACCCGCAGGCTTGTGGAAGCGATGTCGGCGACCGGCATTTCCCGGATCGTCGTGATATCGGCGGCGTTCGTAGAGCCGCAGCCCAGCGTTCCTGCATGGTTCGAGCTCACAGCAAGACCAGCCTTGCACAATATTCTCGAACAGATGCGCGCCATGGAAGATCTTCTGGAGCGCGCGAAAGGCCTGAAATGGACGGCTGCGCGACCGGGCTGGCTCCTCGACGAACCCTATACGGGTGAAGCCGTCATTACCGACGAGCGCCTTGCCCAAGATTGCTTTCGCTGCAGGCACGCCGACCTCGCGGCAGCGATGCTCGAATTCGTCTGCGAGAACACCTGGGTCAACGCTAAACCCGCTATCGCCCGGCCAGAAGAAGACCGCTTCGAGAACGTCTCGGCGCTCAAGGCCGAACTCGGGATCGACTAG
- a CDS encoding vitamin K epoxide reductase family protein, which translates to MSDQYRIIGLDRSVAKDVPGLEASYAIDLADEASVVDALTNVRAAHSNTIAACIHLAAYFDITGEPNPLYTNVNVEGSRRLITALQDFDVEQFIYASSMLVHEPKPLPGVRIDESSPLGPTWPYPQSKVDAEQVLRENRGDIPVVFLRFAGVYDDEGHSAFLAEQIAGVYEHRVSAHLYPGMLCAAQSALHLDDLTKAVEQTIAHRTDLEGEMPILVGEPETLGYAEIQDIVHCQIHGKEWTTVRIPKSVAKLGTWIEEEVLGHDGFVKQWMVDDANAHYILDISRARKLLGWEPEHSLRETLPTIIDALQADPQDWYETNKLNTSRVAWHPKSSDAAKTEPARPQSQDTDIAHDGHQMDGDMNNMDGDMQHMDGPQRGTRWTQFAVIGLGLWLAASPGVYDVVSADTARASVVAVTLERGLPSIEWRANALALSDMLSGIALMIFGAMSLSKRTAWLGQWATAFVGIWLLFAPLFFWSPSAAQYLTNMLVGTLAIAFSVLVPMMPGMSMEGMMDKKSIPPGWTYSPSTDAQRFPIVAMGIIGLLISRMLTSYQLGHIDVAWEPFFSGSLGDPKNGTEEIITSDVSKAWPIPDAGLGAVSYVLEILMAVMGTRTRWRTMPWMVTFFGILVIPLGVVSIYFVIIQPIMIGTWSTPALIAALAMLIMIPFSLDEVIAMGQYLYWSKKEGKSLVRTFFKGGAVSNGEIDDTDYMTDARSIWTNTVRGVTFPWTLVASTALGAWLMLTRITLGSEGAMANSDHVVGALVITVAIIATAEVARALRFINAAFGAWLVAAPFMLAGASAAVTVASVGVGLLLIGLSLPRGKRSGEHYAGWDRFVV; encoded by the coding sequence TTGAGCGACCAGTACCGCATCATCGGCCTCGATCGCTCGGTCGCGAAAGACGTTCCCGGACTAGAAGCCTCATACGCCATCGACCTCGCGGACGAAGCGTCGGTTGTCGACGCCTTGACCAATGTGCGTGCCGCGCATTCAAACACGATTGCAGCTTGCATTCACCTGGCTGCCTATTTCGACATCACGGGCGAGCCAAACCCGCTGTACACCAATGTCAATGTTGAAGGGTCGCGCAGGCTGATTACGGCACTGCAGGACTTCGATGTCGAACAGTTCATCTATGCAAGCTCGATGCTTGTACACGAGCCCAAACCGCTGCCGGGCGTACGTATCGACGAATCCAGTCCGCTTGGACCGACGTGGCCTTACCCTCAATCGAAGGTCGATGCGGAACAGGTACTGCGCGAGAACCGTGGCGACATTCCGGTTGTATTCTTGCGGTTTGCGGGGGTTTACGACGACGAGGGGCACTCCGCCTTTCTCGCCGAACAGATTGCCGGTGTCTATGAGCATCGCGTGTCGGCGCATCTGTATCCGGGAATGTTGTGCGCTGCACAATCGGCACTGCATCTTGACGATCTGACCAAGGCGGTCGAGCAGACTATCGCTCATCGCACTGACCTCGAGGGCGAGATGCCGATACTTGTCGGCGAGCCCGAAACGCTGGGCTATGCCGAGATACAGGACATCGTTCATTGCCAGATCCACGGCAAGGAATGGACGACAGTGCGCATTCCAAAAAGCGTGGCGAAACTGGGCACGTGGATCGAGGAAGAAGTCCTCGGTCATGACGGATTCGTCAAGCAGTGGATGGTCGATGACGCAAACGCTCACTACATTCTCGATATCTCCCGCGCCCGGAAACTGCTGGGGTGGGAACCAGAGCACTCGCTCCGCGAAACGCTTCCGACCATCATCGACGCGTTGCAAGCCGACCCGCAGGACTGGTACGAAACGAACAAGCTGAACACGTCCCGCGTGGCCTGGCATCCAAAGAGTTCGGATGCAGCGAAGACCGAACCGGCGCGACCTCAATCGCAAGACACCGATATAGCGCATGATGGGCACCAGATGGACGGCGACATGAACAATATGGACGGCGATATGCAGCATATGGACGGACCCCAGCGCGGTACCCGCTGGACGCAGTTTGCTGTCATCGGACTCGGCCTCTGGCTTGCTGCAAGTCCTGGTGTTTATGACGTCGTATCCGCCGATACTGCGCGTGCTTCGGTCGTAGCGGTCACTCTCGAGCGGGGTTTGCCGTCGATCGAATGGCGGGCCAACGCTCTTGCTCTGAGCGATATGCTGAGCGGGATCGCATTGATGATCTTCGGCGCGATGTCGCTTTCGAAGCGCACCGCCTGGTTGGGGCAGTGGGCGACGGCCTTTGTCGGCATCTGGCTGCTTTTCGCGCCCTTGTTCTTCTGGAGTCCGAGCGCGGCCCAATATCTGACCAATATGCTTGTCGGTACATTGGCGATCGCATTCTCGGTGCTGGTGCCAATGATGCCCGGCATGAGCATGGAAGGGATGATGGACAAGAAGTCCATCCCGCCCGGGTGGACCTACAGTCCCTCGACCGATGCCCAGCGATTCCCGATTGTTGCGATGGGCATCATCGGCCTTCTGATATCGCGCATGCTTACCTCCTACCAGCTTGGCCATATCGATGTGGCGTGGGAGCCGTTTTTCTCCGGATCGCTTGGCGATCCCAAGAACGGCACCGAGGAAATCATCACGTCGGATGTATCCAAGGCCTGGCCGATCCCGGATGCCGGACTAGGGGCGGTCAGCTATGTGCTCGAGATCCTAATGGCGGTCATGGGAACCCGCACGCGCTGGCGCACGATGCCGTGGATGGTTACCTTCTTCGGCATTCTGGTCATTCCGCTCGGTGTGGTCAGTATCTATTTCGTGATCATTCAGCCGATAATGATCGGGACGTGGAGTACGCCGGCTCTGATTGCTGCGCTTGCGATGCTCATCATGATCCCGTTCTCGCTCGATGAAGTCATCGCCATGGGACAGTATCTCTACTGGTCGAAAAAGGAAGGCAAGTCACTCGTTCGTACCTTCTTCAAGGGCGGCGCAGTGTCAAACGGTGAAATCGACGATACCGACTATATGACCGACGCGCGTTCGATCTGGACGAACACGGTGCGCGGCGTGACCTTCCCGTGGACCCTGGTGGCCAGCACGGCTCTGGGAGCGTGGCTGATGCTGACAAGGATAACGCTTGGCAGCGAGGGGGCGATGGCCAACAGCGATCACGTGGTGGGTGCTTTGGTGATTACGGTGGCAATCATCGCGACCGCGGAAGTCGCGCGCGCCCTGCGCTTCATCAACGCTGCATTCGGTGCCTGGCTGGTCGCAGCGCCCTTCATGCTTGCAGGGGCTTCGGCTGCCGTAACGGTGGCCTCGGTTGGGGTCGGACTGCTCTTGATCGGACTGAGCCTGCCTCGCGGTAAGCGAAGCGGTGAGCATTATGCGGGCTGGGATCGGTTTGTCGTATGA
- a CDS encoding MBL fold metallo-hydrolase gives MLLEKIKTPGLSHLSYLIGSQGKAAVIDPRRDCEIYLERARAEGLEITHIFETHRNEDLITGSPVLAKMTGARVLHGPNPADEVVFADTAREGDVFEIGKIRVEVLETPGHTDDHLAFVFHDDDYPEGPVGVFTGDALFVGDVGRTDFYPERAREVAGLLYDSLQKICALGDQTIIYPAHGAGSVCGSGMADREFSTIGHERRNNPRLRIADRDEFIKAKVEEHHYQPPYFRLMERLNLEGANAAPRVMRPRLLGLEDLGESGADHLVDVREPLAYAAGHMQGAVCLPVGMIPAFAGWFISEGDTIALIASEEDELAQAMAHLVRIGLDNIVGGYVGVIPAAAQGKAMQSIAMIDTEEVARRLAEDSEDWTLLDVRALDERQQGSIDESEHVYVGELNTRWKELDRDRHYTLMCASGMRASVAAGWLASQGFKHLDVYLGSMGAWTNAQG, from the coding sequence ATGCTGCTTGAGAAGATAAAGACCCCCGGCCTTTCGCACCTTTCCTATCTGATCGGTTCGCAGGGCAAGGCAGCGGTCATCGATCCGCGCCGCGACTGCGAGATATATCTCGAGCGAGCCCGCGCCGAAGGGCTGGAGATCACGCATATCTTCGAAACGCACAGGAATGAGGATCTCATCACGGGATCGCCGGTACTGGCCAAAATGACCGGTGCCCGCGTTCTGCACGGTCCAAACCCTGCGGATGAGGTTGTGTTCGCCGACACCGCGCGAGAGGGCGACGTTTTCGAGATCGGTAAGATCAGGGTCGAAGTGCTCGAAACCCCCGGTCACACCGACGATCATCTCGCCTTCGTCTTTCACGACGACGATTATCCCGAAGGACCGGTCGGCGTGTTCACCGGCGATGCGCTCTTCGTGGGCGACGTCGGCCGAACCGATTTCTATCCCGAGCGCGCGCGGGAGGTCGCGGGCCTCCTGTACGATTCATTGCAAAAGATTTGCGCTCTGGGTGACCAGACAATCATATACCCGGCGCACGGTGCCGGATCGGTTTGCGGGTCCGGAATGGCAGACCGGGAATTCTCGACAATCGGCCATGAGCGGCGCAACAACCCGCGGCTGCGCATTGCTGACCGCGACGAGTTCATCAAGGCGAAGGTAGAAGAGCATCATTACCAGCCACCTTATTTTCGGCTAATGGAGCGGCTCAATCTCGAAGGCGCCAATGCCGCGCCGCGAGTCATGCGGCCAAGGCTTCTGGGGCTGGAAGACCTCGGCGAGAGCGGCGCCGATCATCTGGTCGATGTACGCGAGCCGCTCGCCTATGCCGCCGGTCATATGCAGGGTGCCGTGTGCCTTCCAGTGGGAATGATACCCGCCTTTGCCGGGTGGTTCATCAGCGAAGGCGACACGATAGCCCTAATCGCTTCCGAAGAAGACGAGCTCGCTCAAGCTATGGCGCATTTGGTGCGCATTGGTCTCGATAATATTGTCGGCGGCTATGTCGGCGTGATCCCAGCCGCCGCACAGGGCAAAGCGATGCAAAGTATTGCCATGATCGACACCGAGGAAGTCGCACGCAGGCTCGCTGAGGACAGCGAAGATTGGACCTTGCTCGACGTGCGCGCCCTTGACGAACGGCAGCAAGGCAGCATCGATGAATCCGAACATGTCTATGTCGGCGAGCTCAACACCCGCTGGAAAGAGCTCGATCGCGACCGTCATTACACTTTGATGTGCGCCAGCGGCATGAGGGCGAGCGTAGCAGCGGGCTGGCTCGCAAGCCAAGGCTTCAAACACCTCGACGTCTATCTGGGCTCCATGGGCGCATGGACAAACGCGCAGGGCTAA
- a CDS encoding CBS domain-containing protein — translation MHVKDIMTKDPACCDKDASVQDAAKLMVGNDCGEIPVVDDQGGLVGVVTDRDICCRVVAEGKSPDTPVGDIMTRSVVTVTPDTEVDACCSTMESNQVRRVPVIDDEGNCCGMVSQADIARSGADAKTAELVEEISKPSQEKASSGCC, via the coding sequence ATGCATGTTAAGGACATTATGACGAAGGATCCCGCCTGCTGCGACAAGGATGCGAGCGTACAGGATGCAGCGAAGCTCATGGTGGGAAACGACTGCGGAGAGATTCCTGTTGTTGATGACCAAGGCGGTCTGGTGGGTGTCGTCACAGATCGGGACATTTGCTGTCGCGTCGTAGCTGAAGGCAAGTCGCCCGACACCCCGGTGGGGGACATCATGACCCGTTCGGTTGTCACTGTCACGCCGGATACCGAGGTAGATGCATGTTGCTCCACGATGGAGAGCAACCAGGTCCGGCGCGTTCCCGTGATTGATGACGAAGGGAATTGCTGCGGCATGGTTTCCCAGGCTGATATTGCACGGTCCGGTGCCGATGCAAAGACCGCAGAACTCGTCGAGGAAATCTCCAAGCCATCTCAGGAAAAGGCCTCATCGGGTTGTTGCTAG